From Candidatus Korarchaeota archaeon NZ13-K:
CAGCGGATTCATCCCCCGAACCGATGCGCTGGAGGGTGCTGACCTGAGCTTCTTCACGAGGATGTCCGCAGAGCCATTATTGGACCTAACTCAGTAAAAAATTTGTAAATCTGGTGGTGGACCGAATGCTGTGCTTGGCGATAGGAACATTTTTAAAGAATTCTGGCGGCGATTGCATATGTCCCACATGAGGTTGGACAAGGTCCCGGCCTCCGAGCTGGAGCTTTTTAAGAGCAGGACACCCAGGTCCGCTAGGATATTCGAGGAGGTAAGTGGGCTGGTCCCCTTCGGCGTCAACTCCAACTACAGGTACGCTGATCCCTACCCGATTTACATGAGCAGGGCCAAGGGAAGCAGGATCTGGGACGCGGATGGGAACGAGTACATAGACTTCAACATGGCCTTCGGGGCCCTAGGCACCGGACACAGCCACCCCAGGCTGGTTGAGGCCGTTAGGGAGAAGATCGAGGAGGGAACCATATTCGGATTCGAGTTCGAGGAGATGCTCGAGCTCGCGAAGCTGATAAGGTCCAGGTTCAAGGTTGACATGATGAAGTTCTCCTCAACGGGGCTGGAGGCCACATTCCACGCCATAAGGATAGCGAGGGCATTCACTGGGAGGAAGAAGATAGTGAAGTTCGAGGGGTGCTATCACGGCAGCCACGACTTCCTGTTGGTCAGCGTGAAGCCCTCCAGGTACAGGGCCGGGCATCCTCTCGCCCCCAACCAGGTCCCTGGCTCCCAGGGCGTGCTTGAGGATGTCGTCAAGCACACCCTAGTTGCCCAGTTCAACAACCTGGAGAGCGTTGAGAGGATAATGAGGGCGCATGGGAACGATGTGGCAGCGATAATACTTGAGCCCATAGCCATGAACATGGGCTTCGTCCCACCAAAGCCGGGCTTCCTCGAGGGGCTGAGGAGCATATGCGACGAGTACAACTGCCTCCTAATATTCGATGAGATAAAGACGGGTGGGAAGTTCTACTCAGGTGCCGCTGGCCACTTCGGGGTGAGGCCAGACCTCATGACCCTGGGGAAGGCGATAGCTGGGGGTTTCCCACTCTCAGTAGTTGCCGGGAGGAAGGAGGTGATGCAGAGCATAGTTCCAGGGGTTGTGGCTCACGCTGGGACTTTCAACGCGAACCCAGTCTCGATAAGGGCGGGCCTGGTCACCCTGAGGGACATACTGACGGAAAGCGCCCTTGCTCAGGCCAGCAGGCTGGGAGAGGAGCTGGCCAGGGGTTACCTGGACATAATAAGGGATGAGGGGATAGAGGCGACCGTGCAGTACATAGGGGTCAGCGGATCGATGGTCTTCGCTAAGGAGGAGGTGGTCGACTGGAGGAGCTTCCAGAAGGTTGACGTCGGAAAGTGGTGGCTGTTCATGATAGCCATGATGAACAGGGGAGTGATCCCGAACTACGGTCCGGACGAGCAGTGGACCGTATCGACGCAGCACACGAAGGAGGACGTTGAGACGGCACTGGAGAAGTTCAAGGAAGTGGCCAAGATAATAAAGAAGGTTGAGATCGAGCTACCGCTCGTTGAGGCCGTCTGATCCTCATGTGAGAGGGGGACCCCTCCGGGTCTCCCCCCTAGCGTACCTCGGCTCCCCGGGCCAAACGGGGACCTCGGCCCTCCTCTCCCCCTCAGGCGTGGTTAGCACCACGTTGACCTTGGAACCGAAGGAGATGTCCCTCCCGATGAAGCTGAACGTGTAAGGGAAGAAGAAGGTGACGTCCTGCACAGTCGTCGGATCATGGGGGAGAGTGACCTCGGCCATCAGCCTCCCTCCCTCACTCCTTATCACGCCATCGGAGAGGTGGTACCTGACCTCCCTCCTCTCCCCCTTATAGGAGAGCCACTCCTCGGCCTCCAGCTCCACCAGGGCTTTTTTGGGGTCCACCGGCTCCCTCAGGATGGCCCTGATCACCTCATCCGACCTATAGTACTCCTTATCGAACTCTATCCAGGGTTCAATCCTGGGGGAGGGTCTCCCCGGGAAGACCTTGAGCCTGACCTCCTTCCTCGGGTAGAAGAACCTCCCCCCCATCCTGGGTCTCCCGAACAGGAGGCTCCACCTGACCCTGTTGGCCCTCCCGCTCACTGAGGGAGGCAGCTCCCCCGGGTAGGTTATCTCGAAGTGACCCGGCCTGAGTACGTGATCCTGCCTGTATATAGTGAAGGTCTTAGCTATTGTCTCGGCACCCGGGAAGAGGATGGATGAGAGTATCACGAATAGCCTCGCGTTTATCGGGGATTCACCCCTTATCTCCCCTCTTATAGGATCACCCAATCTGAGAACGCTCCTCTCCAGGATTATCGAGAGGCTCATCAGACATCGACCTCCGCCAGGTGGTAATCCCTCAGCCATCCGGGCCCCTTCAGAAATCTTAGGCCGCTGTAATCGTCCTTGAAGAGGTGAAGCCTCAGCTTCCTCGGGCTCATCCCCATCTCCTTCATCCTCTCCCTCAGGGAATTTATAAGCTCTTGCGCAAATTCTTTTAAGAAATCGTCCTTCCCCCTCTGGTTCCTCATCTCCCTCTCGTAGAACTCGAGTATCTTGACCAGCGAGAACCACCTGAGCACGAGGGAGATCAGCAGTATGGAGCTGGAAGTCCAAAGAATTGCTTCAGCAAGCTGAGAACCGTAGAACAGGAGGCCTATCGAGAGTAAGAAGCCCAGCAAGGAGATCCTCAAGAGAAACCTCAC
This genomic window contains:
- a CDS encoding aminotransferase class III-fold pyridoxal phosphate-dependent enzyme is translated as MRLDKVPASELELFKSRTPRSARIFEEVSGLVPFGVNSNYRYADPYPIYMSRAKGSRIWDADGNEYIDFNMAFGALGTGHSHPRLVEAVREKIEEGTIFGFEFEEMLELAKLIRSRFKVDMMKFSSTGLEATFHAIRIARAFTGRKKIVKFEGCYHGSHDFLLVSVKPSRYRAGHPLAPNQVPGSQGVLEDVVKHTLVAQFNNLESVERIMRAHGNDVAAIILEPIAMNMGFVPPKPGFLEGLRSICDEYNCLLIFDEIKTGGKFYSGAAGHFGVRPDLMTLGKAIAGGFPLSVVAGRKEVMQSIVPGVVAHAGTFNANPVSIRAGLVTLRDILTESALAQASRLGEELARGYLDIIRDEGIEATVQYIGVSGSMVFAKEEVVDWRSFQKVDVGKWWLFMIAMMNRGVIPNYGPDEQWTVSTQHTKEDVETALEKFKEVAKIIKKVEIELPLVEAV